A single region of the Nicotiana sylvestris chromosome 6, ASM39365v2, whole genome shotgun sequence genome encodes:
- the LOC104237758 gene encoding TMV resistance protein N-like, translated as MPSTSYSSLPPSEQWDYDVFLSFRGEDTRKTFVAHLYRELRRAGINTFKDDETLERGASISPQLVNAIKRSRFAIIIFSKNYASSKWCLDELVKIMECRNEIGQVVIPIFYDINPSEVRSQRNSFAEAFSKYEEEFKGDTNKVHSWRKALNKAANLAGHDLHSTTYNGNESWCIQRIVKEIANELCQKSMISGTLVGAESQIQAVSSMLMMECEDVRFIGISGMGGIGKTTIARAIFDRFAHRFEGACFVANIKENQDKQGLLSLQKTVLSKVLTIESVNLADEYGGIDIIRKRLGFKKVLVVLDDVDHQNQLDGLAGAHDWFGKYSRIIITARDEHLLLNCDDTYRVSLLAIAEATRLFSWHAFRKTSPVNGFELFSHRVVQYAGGLPLALKVLGSFLRGRNIKQWRSALDTLQDIPNDEIISKLKISYDGLGDKVKQVFLDLTCSFVTSDAATLKKLFTEIIIDVLVEKSLLFVSSFGRIGIHDLIREMGRRIAVQEYPRRRIWLHEDIADILSEHTGGEAIEVILIPLMSSSEENTIHLSNEVFRHMKRLRIFVSSSHKNVMYFCSHDPIKFLPNSLCWINWSYYPSPSLPENFEPPKLVGLIMHCSYVVNLWKGSKHLNRLSILDLSDSRKLIQISDLSGSPNLERLILCHCVRLVEVHPSVGALKKLTILDVEGCEKLERLPSKFQSGSLEVLNFSGCRSLRKVPDIQQNVNRLTEFKKPNFGVLELTSSFLSYLDLSGCSNIETLPSSMCRLKNLKYLYLNRCTKLKNLPEDICELVNLEGLDASETSVWCTPNSITCLRKLKYLSFRKVPKAFHLSDLCSWGCFAQLDLKFQLPSTLSVFCTLTRLDLSACNLFDGSIPEDLGCLASLLELNLSRNNFTFLPKSIVLLNRLRHLDITYCEKLTELPELPPRIMKLFLDDRFALESIPTLPTMYKELYLVSFANQKLQEMWCASRRESSGAKMRNCLRKNMTDMLEQILLPFLSIVQLKLVFDDQRRGGRFGIVFPRSDPSAKVPRWFKYRKTCSTRISFNLKRHWYNNKFMGFAIYCQLPFLNDESPKNRNRQFAFSLLWGATITTKLVPGRTAMDQQTPAKIVHLQVSNVVAYGSHDCFIFLQLDLRKLHFNGKGKGTMLIDNPNDYCRFEASLDCRMSSNWGVRLVYADDIEVMRLEWAWQSNRFELEHLHEEDLELCTGRLKELSVPGEIRYFYATLIFYELPVLSTCPRCLSFAEDLTHVFLNCKYSQLVWEGSRLGLNFKVGTPVEFQEWLLKWTLSAPENEDFSFSLAVLWAIWKHRNKLVHERAVFVPSEVISTAIKEHSRFPYSVGIAIRELNEVHRGTIVDVNAFNVDSDVQLDDNVLVMEVKGAWKEGQEWAGMAWVAYRWNSGVKVAEARRSLKVRSKLHAEVHAFEHAVKWSLVIDSPIVIFSDNQILIKELHNSDCCSDQDIVCMLHECLEFMEANEISWKVVKVASYAVSAAKRAAKMAMKTHMDVLIWDPIDI; from the exons ATGCCATCTACCTCTTATAGTTCATTACCACCTTCCGAACAGTGGGATTATGATGTGTTCTTGAGTTTTAGAGGAGAAGACACGCGTAAGACCTTTGTAGCCCACCTTTACAGAGAATTACGTCGGGCTGGAATCAATACCTTCAAAGATGATGAAACACTAGAACGAGGTGCATCGATTTCACCTCAACTTGTCAATGCCATTAAACGGTCAAGGTTTGCCATTATCATCTTCTCAAAGAACTATGCATCATCCAAATGGTGCTTGGATGAGCTAGTGAAGATCATGGAATGTCGAAATGAAATTGGGCAGGTAGTTATACCAATTTTCTATGACATAAATCCATCAGAAGTACGTTCCCAGAGAAATAGTTTTGCCGAAGCCTTTTCCAAATATGAGGAGGAATTCAAGGGTGACACCAATAAGGTGCATAGTTGGAGGAAAGCCTTAAATAAAGCAGCCAATTTGGCAGGCCATGATCTGCATAGTACTACTTACAATGG AAATGAGTCTTGGTGCATTCAACGCATTGTGAAAGAGATAGCTAATGAGTTGTGCCAAAAGTCGATGATCAGTGGCACTCTAGTCGGAGCAGAATCACAAATTCAGGCTGTAAGCTCGATGTTGATGATGGAATGTGAAGATGTTCGATTTATCGGTATTTCAGGGATGGGTGGTATTGGCAAGACCACTATTGCAAGAGCCATTTTTGACAGGTTTGCTCATCGATTTGAAGGTGCTTGCTTTGTTGcaaatattaaagaaaatcaaGATAAACAAGGATTGCTGTCTTTGCAAAAGACTGTGCTTTCTAAGGTGTTGACAATTGAATCTGTGAATCTTGCTGATGAATATGGTGGAATTGATATAATAAGAAAAAGGCTTGGCTTTAAGAAGGTTCTAGTAGTTCTTGATGATGTGGATCACCAAAACCAGTTGGATGGGCTAGCTGGAGCCCATGATTGGTTTGGTAAATACAGTAGAATTATTATAACAGCGAGGGACGAGCACTTGCTTTTGAACTGTGATGACACTTATAGAGTTAGTTTACTTGCTATAGCTGAAGCTACTCGGCTATTTAGTTGGCATGCTTTTAGAAAGACATCCCCGGTCAATGGTTTTGAGCTGTTTTCTCACCGAGTTGTACAGTACGCTGGTGGCCTTCCCCTGGCGCTTAAAGTCTTGGGTTCCTTCCTTCGTGGACGGAACATAAAGCAGTGGAGGAGTGCACTGGATACACTGCAAGATATTCCTAATGATGAAATCATTTCAAAGCTTAAGATAAGTTATGATGGGCTAGGGGATAAAGTGAagcaagttttcctagacttaacATGTTCATTTGTAACATCAGATGCTGCTACTCTGAAAAAACTGTTCACTGAAATAATTATTGATGTCCTGGTTGAGAAGTCCCTCCTTTTTGTATCATCATTTGGTAGGATTGGGATACATGATTTGATTCGAGAAATGGGCCGACGTATTGCAGTGCAAGAATACCCAAGGCGCCGGATATGGCTTCATGAGGATATTGCTGATATTTTAAGTGAACATACG GGCGGAGAAGCAATAGAAGTCATATTAATCCCGTTGATGTCCAGCTCAGAGGAGAATACCATTCACCTGAGCAATGAAGTCTTCAGACATATGAAGCGACTAAGAATATTTGTATCATCATCTCACAAGAACGTCATGTATTTTTGCTCTCATGACCCCATTAAGTTTCTTCCTAACAGCTTATGCTGGATTAATTGGTCATATTATCCTTCACCATCATTGCCAGAAAATTTTGAACCACCAAAGCTGGTGGGGCTTATTATGCATTGCAGTTACGTGGTTAACCTCTGGAAGGGGTCAAAG CATTTAAACAGGTTGAGTATTCTTGATTTGAGTGATTCTCGAAAATTAATCCAAATTTCAGACCTTTCCGGGTCTCCAAATTTGGAGAGGCTAATCCTATGTCACTGTGTTCGGCTGGTAGAGGTCCACCCATCTGTTGGAGCCCTCAAAAAGCTTACTATTTTAGATGTGGAAGGTTGTGAAAAACTTGAAAGGCTTCCCTCTAAGTTTCAATCCGGGTCTCTTGAAGTTCTAAATTTTTCTGGTTGTCGGAGTTTGAGAAAAGTTCCAGACATTCAGCAAAATGTGAATCGTTTAACAGAATTCAAGAAGCCAAACTTTGGGGTACTTGAATTAACATCATCATTCCTGAGCTATCTAGATTTGAGTGGCTGCAGTAACATTGAAACGCTCCCTAGCAGCATGTGCAGGTTGAAAAATTTGAAGTATCTTTACCTCAATCGCTGTACCAAACTAAAGAACTTGCCAGAAGATATTTGTGAACTAGTGAACTTGGAGGGGCTTGATGCGAGTGAAACATCAGTTTGGTGCACCCCAAATTCCATCACATGCTTGAGGAAACTGAAGTACCTATCTTTTCGGAAAGTACCCAAGGCTTTTCATTTGAGCGATTTATGCAGTTGGGGATGTTTTGCCCAACTTGATTTGAAGTTTCAGCTGCCCAGCACTTTATCAGTCTTTTGCACACTTACAAGACTGGATCTCAGTGCTTGCAATTTGTTTGATGGCAGTATTCCTGAGGATCTTGGATGCTTGGCCTCACTACTAGAGTTAAACCTGAGCAGAAATAACTTCACCTTTTTACCTAAAAGCATTGTGCTACTTAACCGCCTTCGACACCTTGACATAACCTATTGTGAAAAGCTAACAGAGCTGCCAGAGCTTCCTCCACGTATAATGAAACTGTTTCTAGACGATCGCTTTGCTTTGGAAAGCATTCCAACACTACCAACCATGTACAAAGAGTTGTACTTGGTCTCATTCGCTAATCAGAAGTTGCAAGAGATGTGGTGTGCTTCACGCAGGGAAAGTTCTGGTGCAAAGATGAGAAACTGTCTAAGGAAGAACATGACGGATATGCTAGAACAGATTCTCCTTCCATTTTTGTCAATAGTGCAGCTTAAG TTGGTTTTTGACGACCAGCGCAGAGGGGGGAGATTTGGTATTGTCTTCCCTAGAAGTGATCCAAGTGCTAAGGTTCCTAGGTGGTTCAAGTATCGTAAGACATGTTCAACGAGGATTTCCTTCAACCTGAAGAGACACTGGTATAATAATAAGTTTATGGGATTTGCTATCTATTGTCAGCTTCCTTTCTTAAATGACGAATCACCGAAAAACCGTAATAGGCAGTTTGCATTCAGTTTGCTATGGGGTGCAACAATCACTACAAAATTGGTGCCAGGACGTACTGCTATGGATCAACAAACTCCTGCAAAAATAGTTCATTTGCAAGTGTCAAATGTAGTAGCATATGGCAGTCATGACTGCTTTATTTTCTTACAATTGGACCTAAGAAAGTTACATTTTAATGGTAAAGGTAAGGGCACAATGTTGATAGATAATCCAAATGACTATTGTAGATTTGAGGCATCTCTAGATTGCCGTATGTCATCAAATTGGGGAGTTCGTCTGGTATATGCTGATGATATTGAGGTGATGAGGTTGGAATGGGCTTGGCAGTCTAACAGATTTGAGCTTGAGCATTTGCATGAAGAGGATCTCGAGTTGTGTACTGGGAGGTTGAAAGAATTGTCAGTCCCAGGGGAAATAAGATATTTTTATGCAACACTTATTTTCTATGAATTGCCAGTTCTATCGACTTGCCCGAGATGCTTATCCTTTGCTGAAGACTTGACCCACGTATTCTTGAACTGTAAATACTCTCAGCTAGTCTGGGAAGGATCAAGATTGGGCCTAAACTTTAAAGTTGGGACCCCAGTTGAATTTCAAGAGTGGTTACTTAAGTGGACTTTGTCAGCTCCTGAAAATGAAGATTTCAGTTTTTCGTTAGCTGTCCTATGGGCGATCTGGAAGCACAGAAACAAGTTAGTGCATGAAAGAGCTGTTTTTGTTCCCTCAGAAGTCATTTCCACTGCCATTAAAGAGCACTCAAGGTTTCCGTATTCTGTTGGCATAGCAATAAGAGAGCTCAATGAGGTGCATAGAGGAACAATTGTCGATGTCAATGCTTTCAACGTTGATTCTGATGTACAGCTGGACGACAACGTACTAGTAATGGAGGTTAAGGGAGCTTGGAAAGAGGGACAAGAATGGGCTGGAATGGCATGGGTAGCTTATCGGTGGAACTCTGGGGTTAAAGTGGCTGAGGCTAGAAGATCGTTGAAGGTCAGGAGCAAACTACATGCAGAAGTACATGCCTTTGAGCATGCAGTGAAATGGTCCCTCGTCATAGATTCTCCAATCGTAATTTTTTCTGATAACCAGATCTTGATTAAGGAACTCCATAATTCAGATTGCTGTTCAGATCAAGACATTGTCTGTATGTTGCATGAATGTCTGGAATTCATGGAAGCAAATGAAATATCCTGGAAAGTTGTCAAAGTTGCAAGTTATGCAGTATCAG